TCGAGCACGCTCAAGGTGAGCATGGGTTAGGAGCCTGTCTGAGAAATGGACGTGGCCGCGAACGGAGGATGGGAGGTCGAAAGCCCGCCACCATAGCCGCCTCGCCGCCCGGGATAGAAGCGGCAAGTTTGGCTACGGCCTGGAACGCCGCCGTGGCAGGATGCGCCTCCTTCCGGCCGCCACGTTCCGGGACGACGATGCGCGCACACTTCTTCCGATGGCTCGGACCCGTGACCAGCCTCTTGTTGCTGGCGGCGGCGATTTGGGTGCTGCACCGGGCGCTGCAGAAGGTGGCGCTCGCCGATGTGATGGCGGCGGTAAGGTCGATCCCGCCCAACACCGTCGTGCTCGCATCGATCGCGAGCTGGCTCAGCTATGTGAGCCTCATCGGCTTCGACATCTTGGCGCTCCGCTACGTCAAGCAGCGACTCCCGCTCTGGCGGATGGCGCTCGCCGCCTTCGTCAGCCAGGGCACCAGCCATTCCCTGGGCTTCGCGCTGTTGACCGGCGGCGCCATCCGGCTGCGCATGTACACGGTCGCCGGCATCGGCGCCCTCGACGTCGCCCGCATCCTCGCCATCGTCGGCATGGCCTTCACCTTGGGTGCGGTGGTGGTGGCGGCGGTCACCTGTTTCCTGGAGCCGGACCGGGTGGCCGCGGTTACCCATTCGAGCGAGCCCATCGTGCTGGCGGCGGGTGCCTTCCTGTCGGCCGTGTATCTCCTCTATCTCTATTGGTGCGCCTACGACCGCCGCCCCTTGAGCTTCCGCGGCCAGACCATGCCGGCGCCCAGCATCGGCCTCACCCTCATGCAGACCGTGAACGGTGCGGTCGATCTGGCGCTGGCCGGGGCCACGCTCTATCTGCTCTTGCCCGAGCACAATGAATTCCATTATCCGGCGTTTCTCGGTATCTACGTCATCGCCTACTGCGCCGGGATCCTCAGCCACGTGCCGGGCGGGCTCGGGGTCTTCGAGGGCGTGGTCCTGCTGCTGATGCCGGAGATCCCGGTGGACGAGGTGATCGGCGCGGTGCTGGTCTACCGGGTCATCTACAATCTCTGGCCGCTCGCCGTCGCAGCGGCACTTCTCGGCGTCTATGAGATCTTCCATCGGCCCAGGCGACAATGACGCCGTTACGTTCGGCGCATATTGCCGTGCTCGTCGCCTTCGGTTGGCTCATCGCTGCCGCCGACGGCGGCCATGCCGCGGCCTTGCGGATCAAGGAGCCCTGGCCCGATCCGGCGGAGATTCTTAACGTCGAGATCGCCGATGTAAGCTTCCTGTCGACCAGCCCGTTCAGTCCCTACGATCTCGGCCGCGGCGGCGAGCGCGAGCCGGCGACGACGGCCTTGGCGCGGCTCTATCTGCCGGCGGCCCGGCGCGAGGCAAGGAGCCTGCCGGCGGTGGTGATGCTGCACGGAGCGGGCGGTCTCGTGCCCGGGCGGAGCGACATTTACGGCCCGCAACTGGCATCCATGGGGGTTGCGGCGTTGGCGATCGACACCTTCGGCTCGAGGCGTGAGCGCGGCACCGGCTTCAACGAGCGCATCATCAACATCACCGAGACCATGATGGTGGCCGACGCCTATGCCGGCCTTGCCTATCTCGCCGGCCGGAGCGAGATCGATCCGGCGCATGTGGCGCTCATCGGCTTCTCCTATGGCGGCATGGCGACGACCTACGCGCTCTATCGGCAGATCGCCGATCGTCTGGCACGCCCCGACCTGCGCTTCGTCGGCCATGTCGCCTTCTACGGGCCCTGCATCGCGCGCTTCGAGGACAGAAGGACGACCGGAGCCCCCCTGTTGATGCTCTATGGCAGCGACGATGAGATCATCGATGCCGGGCGATGCGCCGACGTCGCGAGCGACCTCATCGCCGGCGGCAGCGCGGTCGAGCGCATCAGCTATCTAGGCGCCGTGCACCAATGGGATGGCCACCTGCCGCGTCGGCTCATCGGCCGCAACCTCGCCGATTGCGACTTTGCGGTGGAGACGGACGGCACCGTGCGCGACAACCTGACCCATCTGCCGATGTCGGGCCCGTTCTCACGCAAGATCGAGCTCGGGCTGTGCACCTACAGCAAGCCCTATCCGATCGGCCGCGACGATCATATCCGCCAGCTCTCCAACCAGGACCTCGGCCGTTTCCTCGAGCGCGTATTCGCCGAGCCGCAGCGGGCAGTCGCGAATTGATGACGTCATCATCGTAAATCGTCATGCCCGGGGAGGTTCAAGGAGGGGGTGTTCCTCACCCCTTCCTAATGTCCACCTTCGACTTGTTCCGGGCATCCACGTTCTTCAGCGGCTCGATGGAAGACGTGGATACGCGGGTCAAGCCCGCGCATGACGAATAATTGTGCTGTCTTAGCCCTTGCGCCGCTCCAACCTCAGATTGGAGATGCGGCCGAAGTTGACGACGAGGGAGACCGTCTTGCCGTCCGGTCCACGCTGAAACCTGATCGTCCCCATCTGCGTCTTGTTGAGATAGGGCACGCCGAAGGCGAACATGTCGGCAAATAGCGGGGACAGCGTGTTGGCGGCCGTTCTGGGATAGAGGCGCTCGAGCCGGAGGGCGATGCCCTCGCCCGAGGTCTCGACCCGATAGGCGAAGGGAAGGTCGGGCCCGGCATAGAGACCGACATAGTCCTTCAGCTTCGCCGGCGGCGCGGCGACGGGCTGGGCGGCCTCGAAGGTGAGGCGCTGACCGCCATCGAGGGTGGCCTCGATCCGGCTCGGCCGCCCGGAATCGAAATGGGCAAGGGTGAAGCCTAGGGGATGCGGACCGACCAGGGTCTCGAAGCGATCGGCGCTCACCTGCTCCAGACCGAAGCTATAGTCGACGACCTCGGCCAAAGGCATGTCGCCATCGGCCGAGAGCGTCAGCGTGTGGCCTTCGGCGCGGTCGTAGTAGCGGCCCGCAAGGCTTGCCGCCGGCGCTGGCCGGGCGATGCGGCGGGGCGGGGTCAAGCGCTCGCCCAAGATGAGATCGGCGATCGCGCGCGTGGCGAAGGTCGGACGGAAATCCTCGCGATTGCCCATGACGATGATGCCGAGATCGACATCGGGGAAGCGGCACAGCTCGAGCTTGTAGCCGGGAAGCCCGCCGCCATGCATCCATAGGCGCTGGCCGCGATAATCGAGCACGCGGAGCCCCATCGCATAGCCGATGCGTTCGCCCGTCCGCAAGACCGCCCTCGTCGCTAGGCGCTGATGGAGGTCTTTGGGCAGGAGCCGGTTGTTGCGGTAGTTCTCGTGCCAGACGAGGAGATCGTCCAAGCTGGCCAGGATGCCGCCATCGCCGCTCAAGGCGATGCCGACGACGTCCTTGCGGAAGCCGCCGCCATCGGGCGAATAGGGCCGCGCCAGGTCGGGCGCCAGCTCCAGATTGTCGTCTGCGAGCCGGGATGATTGCATGGCGAGCGGCCTGAAGATGCGATCGGTGAGATAACTGCGGAAGCTCTGGCCGGAGAGGCGCTCGATGACGATCGAGAGCAGCATCCAGTTCGAGTTGCAGTAACGGAAGCGGTCCGCCGGCGGGAAATCGAGAGTCTTCTGCCGCGTCACCAGATCGAAGAGCTGGTCGCGGCTGGTGGGCGCATCCAGCGGGATGCCGGAAAGCGCTAGGAGCGTGAGTTCGTCCCTGAGCCCGCTCGTATTGTTGAGGAGGTGGCGAAGCGTCAGGCGTTCCGAGAAGCGCTGCAGCTCGGGAATGTGCTTCTGCACCTCATCATCGAGCGAAAGCTTTCCGGCCGCCTCGAGCATGACGACCAAGGTCGCGGTGAACTGCTTGGTGATCGAGCAGATGTAAAACGGCGAGGTGGGCGCGATCTTCTGGCGATGCTCGAGATCGGCCAGTCCATAGCAGGCCTTGTGCACGACCTTGCCCTGGTCGATGACGGCGACCGCCGCACCCGGTTCACGGTCGCCGCGCCAGCGGGAGAAGATCTCATCGATCTTGGCGATCATGGCGTTCTCTCAGGCAAGTCTGCCGACCTGAATCTGGAATTCGTGGCCAGGAATTTCAGATTCACGACACGAGGAGATGCTTGTCGAGAAACCCCGCAACCCGGCTATAGACCGTGATGCGGTTCTTGAGCTTGACGAAGCCATGGCCCTCATCGGGAAAGGTCAGGTACTCGACCGGTCGGTTGCGGTTCTTCAAGCCCGCCACCACCTGCTCGCTCTCCGAGGGCGGCACCCTTGGGTCGGTCAAACCCTGGGCGACGAAGAGCGGCGCCAGAATTCGGTCGATATGGTTTATCGGCGAGATCTCGGTCAAGAAGTCGCGGTCGCGATTGAGATCGCCATACTCGGCCGAGCGGTGCTTGCGCCGCCAGGGACCGGTGGTCTGCAGCATGGTGATGAAATTCGCCACACCGTAGAACTCGACGCCGGCCGCCCAGAGGTCGGGAAAGCGCGTGACCGCCGCCAGCACCATGAACCCGCCATAGCTGCCGCCCATGACGGCGATGCGCTTGGCTTGAGCGATCTGCGCCTCGACCAGGTAGCGATGCGCATAGGCCAGGTCGGTCACGCTGTCTGGCCTGAGCCGGATATCATCGAGGCCGGCATAGTGGCGGCCATAGCCGGTCGAGCCCCGGACATTGGTCGCCAGCACGACAAAGCCGCGATGCACGAGGTATTGAATCTCCGGCTTCCAGTTCGGCAGATACTGGGCTTCGGGTCCGCCATGGACAAAGATGACCGCGCCGCGCCCGGCCCTGGGCGCCGGACCCGACGGGCGATAGAGCAAAGCCGGGATCATTCGGCCGTCGAAGCTCTTGAAGCGTACCACCTCCGGCTCGACCGTCGCCGCTTGGTCGAGCCCGGCGCGGTCGCTGTTGGTCACCTGGCGAACCGTGCCGGATGCCAGATCGTAGAGATGGATGTTCGCGTTGTGGGTCGAGCCGTTGAGGGTAAAGGCGATCTGGCCGCCATCGGGCGACCATTTCAGCTCCTGGATCACGCCGGGCGCCGGCAGCTTGACCGTCCGCTCGCCGCCGCCGGCGATGTCGCGGATGGTGAGATCGCCGAAACCATCGATGTTGGTCACCAGCGCCAGCCGCTTCTCATCGGGCGACAGCTCGAGGATATCGATGTTCCAGCTGGGCGTGGCGATCCAATCGAGGGCACCGCGGCCGACGTCGAGAAAGGCGGCGCCGACGTGATCGCGACCTTGGTCGGTGGTGAGATAGAAGCCGCTGCCGTCCTTCTTCCAGCGCAGGTTGGCGTAGAACGCCTTGCCGTCGTAAGGGGTGAGCGGGGTTCGCTTGCCGCTGGCGATGTCGAGGCGGTGCAGCGCCAGATCGAGCGAGGCGCGATTCTCCTCGAGCACCAGCGCCCTTCCGTCAGGCCACCAAGCCTTGACGTTCCACCATCCCTCCGCCTCGAACACGCGTCGCTCGGTGCCGCTCTTCAGATCCATCACATAGGCATCGAAGTGGCCGGCATCGCGCGCATTGGAGACATAGGCGATGCGCTCGCCATCCGCCGACCAGCCGCCCCAGGCATGGATCGCCTTGGGATTGGATGTCAGCGCGCGGGCGTTCTGGCCCGCCTCGGGGATGAGATAGAACTGCTGGCGCTCGTCCCCGTCGGTGTCCATGCCGTAGATGAGGCTGCCGTCGACGGGCGAGGTCTCGACCATCGCGATCTTGTCGGCGTGCCGGGTGAGCGCCGTCGGCTCGCTGCCGTCCAGCGGTACCGACGCGAGCTGCGGGACGCCCGACGCATCCGACAAATAGAAGAGCCGTTTGCCGTCGCGGCTGAAGCGCGGCCAGATGGATGAGCGCACCTTGAGAAAGTCTTCGATCCCGTAGCGGCGCTCGGCCATGCGTGCTTCCTTCCCGGTCTCATGCTTGCCCATCGGGGCGCCGGAGCTTAGCCCACCGGCAGGTGGGAAGCGCAACCCCTTACCGGTCGCCGAAGCGCCGGCTCAGCCGAGCGCGCGATTGATCAGGATCTCGGCGGCGGCGCGGGCATCGCTCGCCGCAGACGCATCGCCGGCGACATGGGCGACGGCGATGGCGCCTTCCAGCAGCAGATTGAGGGCGCCGGCAACGGCATCCGGTTCGCGGGCCCCGGCCTCGGTCGCGAGCCGCTTCAAGAAGTCGCGGATGAGCCGCTTGTGCTCGGCCGCCGCCCGGTGAATGGGATCGCCGGCCTCATGGAACTCCGAAGCGGCGTTGACGAACATGCAGCCGCGGAACTCGCGGCTGGCGAACCAGACGGCGAGGATGTCGAAGACGACCAGGAGGCGCTCCCGGGGCGACCGTCCGCGGCGTTCGATCTCGCACATGAACCAGGTGCGGAACTTCTCGTCCCGGCGCTTGAGCGCCGCCAGGATGAGCTCGTCCTTCGATTTGAAGTGCTTGTAGAGCGTCATCTTGGCGACACCCGATTCGGCCAAGATGCGATCGATGCCCGTGGCGTGGAAGCCGTGGCGATAGAAGAGGTCCAGCGCCCGGTCCACCAGCTCCTCGCGCCGCGCCGATACTGCCATGCCCGCCTCCGAACCAACCGGTCTGTAGCACTATTAATATAGCTCGTGGACCTCGTGACCACTAGGCTTGGTCTCGATGCGCGCACCCCTTGAAGAACACCTTGTTGCATATTAAATAGACAGTCCTGTCTGTATATACACTATGCACAGGAGCTTGCCATGACGGAGATGCCGGAGCGCTTCGGCGATGTCGCCTTCAGCCCTGCCGTGCTGGCCCAGCAGGAGCGCCTGGGCTCGCGTGGGGTCAATCGCCGCGCCGCCGAGAAGCGCCCGCTCCGAGCCACGGTCACGCCTGTGCTGGCCGAGTTCTTGGCCTTGTGCCGTTCCTTCTATCTCGGCACCGCCGGCGCCGATGGTCAGCCCTATATCCAGCACCGGGGCGGACCGACAGGCTTCCTGAAGCCGCTCAGCGCGCGCCGTCTCGCATTCGCCGACTTTGCCGGGAACCGCCACTACATCACGCTCGGCCATCTCAGCGAAAACCCGCGCGCCTTCCTCTTCCTCATGGATTACGCGAACCAGCAGCGCATCAAGCTGTGGGGCACGGCCAGCGTCGTGGAGAACGATCCCGAGCTGCTGGCGCGCCTGGTCGACCCCGCCTACACGGCCAGGCCGGAGCGCGCCATCGTCTTCGAGATCGCCGAGTGGCACACGAATTGTCGCCAGCACATTCCCCGGCTCGTTGCCGCCGAAGAGGTGGACCAGCACATCGCCCGCCTCGAGCGCCGCATCGTCGAGCTGGAGCGGGCAGGAAAATAGCTCTCAGCGCGGAAGCGACGCGTCAGGCTCCGGGCCGGTTGGACTTCTTTCGGCGGCGACAGCGGGACCCAGAAGGAACAGCAGCAGCAGCGATGCCGCGAACAGGATGCCGACGAGGAGCCAGGCCTCGTTGAAGCTCGCGACCGCGGCGGCACGCTCGACCAAGGGAGCGACCACGGCTTTCGTCGCCTCGTCCACCGGACCCAGTGGCACGTTGTGGAAGCGGTCGGTCGGCAAACCGACCGCGAGCGCGGCCCTGGGATCGCCCGCCTGTAGGCGCTCTACGAACGTCGCCACGTGCACGGACGGACGCAGCTCGAGCACGGTGTCGATGAGAGCGATGCCGATGGCGCCGCCCAGATTGCGCATGAGGTTGAAGAGACCGCTCGCTTCCGCCATGTGGGAAGCCAGCTGCGCCGCCAGGGCGAGCGTCGTGGTCGGCAGGATGCAGAGCATCATCGCCACGCCGCGCAGAACCTGGGGCCAGAAGAGCCCGTCGAAGTCGGTCTCGTAGGTGGCGAAGCCGTTGACGATCATTCCGAGCGCGAACATGGCATAGCCAACGCCGGTCAAGAGGCGACAGTCGCTGCGGCGCTCGAGCCAGGCGGCGAAGGGTGCGGCGAGGAGCTGTGCTGCCCCGGTCACCAGCATGATCCGGCCGATCTCGAGCGCGGTGTGCTGGCGCACGAACGAAAGGAACAGGGGCAGGAGATAGACCGAGCCGTAGAGCCCCATGCCGAGGATGAAGCTGAAGAGGCATCCCGCGGCAAAGCGCAGCTCCTGAAGCAGCCTCAGATCGACCAGCGGATCCGGCTGCCTCAAGCTGCGGCGGATGAAGCTCATGCCGGTGGCAAGGCAGATGGCGATGAGCGCCAGCACCACGCCATCGGACCAGTTGCGCTTGGGCCCTTCCTTCAGCACGAGCTCGAGGCTGCCCAGGAACACCGCGAGCAAGAAGAGCGAGCGATAGTCGAGCCGCGCCAGCAGGTCCCACGCCGGCCGTTCGTGCTTAAGCAGCCGGAAGGCAAGCACCGCCACGATGAGACCCGGTCCGACATTGATGAGAAACAGCCAGTGCCAGGAATAGGTCTCGGTGATGTAGCCGCCCAAGGTCGGACCCAAGGTCGGCGCCAGCATGGCAACGACTCCGCCGATCGCCGTCGCCTTCGCCTGGGACCGGCGCGGAAACATGAGGAAGACCGAGGTGAATACGGTGGGGATCATCGAGCCGCCGCAAAAGCCTTGCACCGCGCGGAGGGCGATGAACGGACCGAAACCATGCACCAGCGCGCAACCGAGGCTGGCGGCGGTAAAGCCGAGCACGGCCACGACGAAGAGGCCCCTCAGCGACAAGAGACGCGTCAGCCATCCGGTGAGCGGTATGGCAATGACCTCGGCGATCAGATACGCCGTCTGCACCCAGCTCAAGAGGTTGGTCGGGATGTCGAGGCCGCGCTCGATGTCGGGCAAGGAGCTGGCGACGATCTGGATGTCGAGCACGGCCATGAACATGCCGGCGCACATGGCAAGAAAGCCCGCCCAGGTGGCGGGACCGACGGGGCGGCCATCGGGGGTGAACTCACTCATCAGCCTTCCAGAAACCGGCGTGGCAGGAAGAGGTGTAGTGCTCCTCGCGAGCGGAGTCTGGCCATTCTCATGCAAGTGGCATACTTGCCGCTCCAATGACGGGTTTGTCGATGGCCTCAAGCATGATCACAAAGTTGAGACCGGTCGGGAATAGGTCTCTCTCCCGACTGTTCGAATGAGCGAGTGGTAAGGCGGCGCCAGAATCAATCCGCGGGGAGGGAAGGTGATCTCGAAGCCTTGGCGGCAGTGCGGACCGGCGTTCCACCGCGCCGCATGCATTGGTCTGGCTCTCCTCGGCGCGCTCGGTCCGGGAGGGCCGGCCCGCGCATCGTTCCACACCTTTCAGATCGTCGAGCTCTTCTCCAACGCCGATGGAACCGTGCAGTTCGTCAAGCTGCGCGAGGCGTTCGGCTACAGCGGGCAGAACTTCCTGAGCGGCATCAGCCTCACCAGCACCAGCGCCGCGGGCCGCAAGGTCCTGACCTTCCCCTCGAACCTGCCGAGCTTCGCCACCGCCGGCAAATCGGTGCTGATCGCAACCCAAGCCTTCGCCAATTTGGGCCTGGTGGTTCCCGACTACGTGTTTCCCGCCGGGTTCCTCTCGACTGCCGGCGGCACGCTCGACTACGGCAGCGTCGACGTCGTCACCTATAGTGCCTTGCCCATAGACGGCTGCCAATCCGTTGGCCGCACCGGGGTCAAATCCGCCGCCACGCCCGCGAGTTTTTCCGGGGGCGCGA
This region of Pseudomonadota bacterium genomic DNA includes:
- a CDS encoding pyridoxamine 5'-phosphate oxidase family protein — encoded protein: MTEMPERFGDVAFSPAVLAQQERLGSRGVNRRAAEKRPLRATVTPVLAEFLALCRSFYLGTAGADGQPYIQHRGGPTGFLKPLSARRLAFADFAGNRHYITLGHLSENPRAFLFLMDYANQQRIKLWGTASVVENDPELLARLVDPAYTARPERAIVFEIAEWHTNCRQHIPRLVAAEEVDQHIARLERRIVELERAGK
- a CDS encoding DHA2 family efflux MFS transporter permease subunit, producing MCAGMFMAVLDIQIVASSLPDIERGLDIPTNLLSWVQTAYLIAEVIAIPLTGWLTRLLSLRGLFVVAVLGFTAASLGCALVHGFGPFIALRAVQGFCGGSMIPTVFTSVFLMFPRRSQAKATAIGGVVAMLAPTLGPTLGGYITETYSWHWLFLINVGPGLIVAVLAFRLLKHERPAWDLLARLDYRSLFLLAVFLGSLELVLKEGPKRNWSDGVVLALIAICLATGMSFIRRSLRQPDPLVDLRLLQELRFAAGCLFSFILGMGLYGSVYLLPLFLSFVRQHTALEIGRIMLVTGAAQLLAAPFAAWLERRSDCRLLTGVGYAMFALGMIVNGFATYETDFDGLFWPQVLRGVAMMLCILPTTTLALAAQLASHMAEASGLFNLMRNLGGAIGIALIDTVLELRPSVHVATFVERLQAGDPRAALAVGLPTDRFHNVPLGPVDEATKAVVAPLVERAAAVASFNEAWLLVGILFAASLLLLFLLGPAVAAERSPTGPEPDASLPR
- a CDS encoding UPF0104 family protein, with translation MTSLLLLAAAIWVLHRALQKVALADVMAAVRSIPPNTVVLASIASWLSYVSLIGFDILALRYVKQRLPLWRMALAAFVSQGTSHSLGFALLTGGAIRLRMYTVAGIGALDVARILAIVGMAFTLGAVVVAAVTCFLEPDRVAAVTHSSEPIVLAAGAFLSAVYLLYLYWCAYDRRPLSFRGQTMPAPSIGLTLMQTVNGAVDLALAGATLYLLLPEHNEFHYPAFLGIYVIAYCAGILSHVPGGLGVFEGVVLLLMPEIPVDEVIGAVLVYRVIYNLWPLAVAAALLGVYEIFHRPRRQ
- a CDS encoding dienelactone hydrolase family protein, encoding MTPLRSAHIAVLVAFGWLIAAADGGHAAALRIKEPWPDPAEILNVEIADVSFLSTSPFSPYDLGRGGEREPATTALARLYLPAARREARSLPAVVMLHGAGGLVPGRSDIYGPQLASMGVAALAIDTFGSRRERGTGFNERIINITETMMVADAYAGLAYLAGRSEIDPAHVALIGFSYGGMATTYALYRQIADRLARPDLRFVGHVAFYGPCIARFEDRRTTGAPLLMLYGSDDEIIDAGRCADVASDLIAGGSAVERISYLGAVHQWDGHLPRRLIGRNLADCDFAVETDGTVRDNLTHLPMSGPFSRKIELGLCTYSKPYPIGRDDHIRQLSNQDLGRFLERVFAEPQRAVAN
- a CDS encoding TetR family transcriptional regulator, whose protein sequence is MAVSARREELVDRALDLFYRHGFHATGIDRILAESGVAKMTLYKHFKSKDELILAALKRRDEKFRTWFMCEIERRGRSPRERLLVVFDILAVWFASREFRGCMFVNAASEFHEAGDPIHRAAAEHKRLIRDFLKRLATEAGAREPDAVAGALNLLLEGAIAVAHVAGDASAASDARAAAEILINRALG
- a CDS encoding beta-lactamase family protein: MIAKIDEIFSRWRGDREPGAAVAVIDQGKVVHKACYGLADLEHRQKIAPTSPFYICSITKQFTATLVVMLEAAGKLSLDDEVQKHIPELQRFSERLTLRHLLNNTSGLRDELTLLALSGIPLDAPTSRDQLFDLVTRQKTLDFPPADRFRYCNSNWMLLSIVIERLSGQSFRSYLTDRIFRPLAMQSSRLADDNLELAPDLARPYSPDGGGFRKDVVGIALSGDGGILASLDDLLVWHENYRNNRLLPKDLHQRLATRAVLRTGERIGYAMGLRVLDYRGQRLWMHGGGLPGYKLELCRFPDVDLGIIVMGNREDFRPTFATRAIADLILGERLTPPRRIARPAPAASLAGRYYDRAEGHTLTLSADGDMPLAEVVDYSFGLEQVSADRFETLVGPHPLGFTLAHFDSGRPSRIEATLDGGQRLTFEAAQPVAAPPAKLKDYVGLYAGPDLPFAYRVETSGEGIALRLERLYPRTAANTLSPLFADMFAFGVPYLNKTQMGTIRFQRGPDGKTVSLVVNFGRISNLRLERRKG
- a CDS encoding S9 family peptidase, giving the protein MAERRYGIEDFLKVRSSIWPRFSRDGKRLFYLSDASGVPQLASVPLDGSEPTALTRHADKIAMVETSPVDGSLIYGMDTDGDERQQFYLIPEAGQNARALTSNPKAIHAWGGWSADGERIAYVSNARDAGHFDAYVMDLKSGTERRVFEAEGWWNVKAWWPDGRALVLEENRASLDLALHRLDIASGKRTPLTPYDGKAFYANLRWKKDGSGFYLTTDQGRDHVGAAFLDVGRGALDWIATPSWNIDILELSPDEKRLALVTNIDGFGDLTIRDIAGGGERTVKLPAPGVIQELKWSPDGGQIAFTLNGSTHNANIHLYDLASGTVRQVTNSDRAGLDQAATVEPEVVRFKSFDGRMIPALLYRPSGPAPRAGRGAVIFVHGGPEAQYLPNWKPEIQYLVHRGFVVLATNVRGSTGYGRHYAGLDDIRLRPDSVTDLAYAHRYLVEAQIAQAKRIAVMGGSYGGFMVLAAVTRFPDLWAAGVEFYGVANFITMLQTTGPWRRKHRSAEYGDLNRDRDFLTEISPINHIDRILAPLFVAQGLTDPRVPPSESEQVVAGLKNRNRPVEYLTFPDEGHGFVKLKNRITVYSRVAGFLDKHLLVS